In Desulfomonile tiedjei, the DNA window TGTATATTTAAAGCAAGCAATAAGATGAAGGGTGACCCTGAAATCGGTCCTGTCCCAAGAGACCCAAATAGGTGTCACCCGCGACCAAAGAGGAACCGGCTCGTCGATTTCGGCCCTTGGAGTGGCTGAAGCGAGGCTTACGCGTAGCGCCGGTAATCTCACTTAAACGTTTTAGTGATCTGCCGGATGCTTCCGGCTGTTTTTCAGAGGAATGGGTATGGTTCGACGCCTGGCGGTGTGGGTCGCCATTTGTGTCATGTCGTGTCTAGGGGTAGCTGAAAGATCCGAATCATATATTCGCGGCTTGCAGCTTCCCTTAGCTCCAAACTGGGCCCCGGACGATGCCGGAAGAGCATACGGACATTATTGCTCTCTCGGCATAAAAAAGTATCTTAACAGTTTCACTTCCTATCAGTTTCCCAACCCTTTTGCCACACAGCAAGACCCTCTAAGCAGGTTGGAATTTCCCATTGATCAATGGTTCATGGGAATTGAAACCAGCTACACCAGCCGGTGGTGGTCGCTCCAGTTTCAGGGATGGATGAATGTGAGCCGTGATGGATCATTGAAGATGCAGGACAGCGATTGGGACGATGAAGCCGCTCCTGATCAAAAAACGATTTTCAGTGAATCCAAATGCCGATTGAATCGCGGTTTGCTTTTCGACGTCAGGTTATCGGCGGCCACACCTTTGGAGCAGTTGATCAACCTTCGCCCGGTATTCGGTTATCGAAACGAGTATTTCTTCTTTACCACCCATGATGGGTTCCAGGCGGTCCTTGGGGGCGGGGTCGCAGATCTTCACGGAGATGGAATTGAATTTGCGCAATCTTTTTCCCATTATTACGTAGGATGTATGTTGAACACGCATCTTAACGGGTCGGGCGGCGCGGTATCACTCCCGGAGATTGATCTGCTCTTTCAGGCGGATTATGCTTTCATCACCGCTCGAAATGAGGACCTACACCTTCTGCGGAGCGGTGAGCGTATCACGCGTGAGAGAACAAGCGGGCATTGTTGGCACATTTCCCTGCGAGCTACCTGCATGGTGAAGCAAACCGTCTGGGTCGGCCTGGACGGAGATTTCAAGAGACTGTTGACCAACGGCTCACATCAATTGACCAATAGCTTGTTCAACATTGATTTTTCCTTCGGGGGATCAAAAGTGTGGTCCGATCAGGCCACAATTTCCGCGTTCGCAGAGGTGAAATTTTAGCCGGATTGGCGGCCGCCCCTGCTGAAACTGTCTCAGAATTCCAAGTAACCCTCGGACTCCAACCTTGAAGCCATCTAACCTCACAATTTAGCGGTACAGGCTCGTGCGTTTGCGCCAAGAAGGCATTGTTACCGGCGAGACGCCGGCGCTACAGGAATAATACCAATGCGCTTTCGTCCTAGCGAGAGGGATGCGGTTCGCTCACTCACCGCATCCTACTCGTACCTAGCGACACATCAAAAATTCAAACACTGTAAAATATGTGCCATGCAATCAAGAATTTTGGAGTTGGCGCATGTCATCCAACTAACGACATGATTCCTGTCAACAGCGTGGTCGTACCGAGGAATAGGATGGTTTTGTCAGGGCAGGGCGGCCGTGCGAGCGCTAACTGGAAGAGATGTTTGGCAGTTGTCGGACCATTCTAAAAATAAATGGCAACATCCACGGTGAACAGGTTCCACTCCATATCGATTTCCCACTTTTGATCCGGGAACAAAAGAACTGGAAACTGCGTGCGCGGTTCAGCGGAAAACTTGAGGTGTTCCCTTTCCAGGGCCAATTTGGCGGCAACGTCGAAACGGTATATTTGCGGCCTGAAGACCAATGCCGCACCATAGGCGGTGAATTTCGATCCCCCCAAGGGGGCTTTGTACCAGGCTTCCAGGTGCAATGGATAGCCAAGGATTTCCGGGGGAATATAGCGCAAGTACGCTCCGATTGTCGAAGGTTTGCGCCCAACTATCTGTAAGGTCTCAGTGCTGTTGTCCGGATTAAAAATCGGTCCTTGAAAACTCGGGTCGTACAGGTAGAAGTCCACACACGCGCCCGCCGAGAGCCACGGGAACTGCACTACGTCCACGTCACCACCGAGGGTCAACCCGGTGAAGTCAACTCTCCCGAGATTCACGTGTTTTGCTCTCGTCTCGAAATTGGTGTAAGCGGCTCGAAAACCAAAACGCCAAAGACGAAGGTTCGTCAACACCTCAAGGCGGAGCGGAGCCTCGTCCAGCAGGGACCTCCTGAGGCTTATTTCTCCTATACTGGAGCCTGTGAGTTTGGCCCCCCTGACGTCACCGACGCCCATTCCCGCGGAAACTTCACTGCGGAATGTGCTCCCGATGCCGCATGCAGGGATTATCGGCCCGATGAAACGCTCCAAGCCCGCAATTGGCAGGTAAGACCCTAACGCGGCCGCGTGAGACTGGGCGCTGCAAGGAGCCACCCCCACTGCACATATCAGCACTAAAGTGAGAAGACTCTTTACTAGAGCCTTCACCATGGCGTTGCGGTCGATTAATTTCATGCAGCCCTTCATGGAATACCAAATAAATTCCAGCGTTCGTATTTAATCACAATTTCCGGGGCCTCGTCAAGCTCTTTAAGCTTCCTGATGTAATCGCTCAGTTGTCCGGGGGCAAGTGAACGCCGCAATGCCGACCGGTCAAAGACAATCCCACCAGTCCTACCATGGGCGTGATCGTCACCCCGGCGAAAGCCGGGGTCCAGTGTTTTTCTGGAATCCGGCTTTCGTCGGAATGACGGTGAGAGCTTCCGCAAAAAGCGCAGGCGGCTTAGGTCAACCGCTGTGCGTGCTCACCCCGCGTGACGGAATGATTTTTCCCGACCTCGTTTGAATCCGGCACAAGCCTATCACAGCTAACCTTTCTCTGCCGCAAGTATTGGTGTAAACTTCGTCAACCCGGGGCGTCATAGCCCGGCATATTTTGCAGGCTTTCGGGCCGGTCGGGATACATTTTATCCATATTCAAGCAGGGGTCGCACCTTGGCGGTTGGTCCTCGCATAATCAATCGGTACGTGTTCCGTGAGATCACGGTATCTTTTTTATTTTGCCTGGCGATCTTTTTAATGGCCGGTCTTATTGCCGGTTTCTTGCCTGTTCTTCAAAAGGTCATTGGGCGCGACATGGGATTGACCGTGATTATGTTTCAGGTATTGATTAACGTCTTGCCGGGAACTTTGGTCACTGTGCTGCCGCTGTCAATGACCATCGGCATCTTGCTGGGCTTGGGAAGGCTCGCCGCGGATAATGAAATTGCAGCCATCAAGTCATCGGGGATTTCGGTAATCCGGCTGTTGCCGCCTGTTCTTACACTAGGAACCATCGGTTTGGCTCTAAGCCTGTTTTGTACGCTGGTTCTTATTCCCAAAGGAATTTCCGAAGGCCGCCGATTGATGCACGAAGCCCTTACGAAGAGAGTCGATGCCGGGATAGAAGAGCGGACCTTCTTCGACAAGCTCAAGAATTTGATCCTCTTTGTGGAGGAGATCGATCCCGCCACGGGGATCATGAGTCGAGTGTTTATACAGGAGTCTTCACAACCGAACGAGGTGACAACAATATTGGCTCACGAGGGGAAGGCCGCTCCTGATCCTGAAGGAAAGGCTTTTGTGCTGCACCTCCGCAACGGCACCATGTTGACGGAGGATCGGCACGGTGATTCCACGGGCAGCCTCGCGTTTGAAACCTATACATTCCGATATCCTCTGGACCAGGCGGACACAGGGACCCAAATGTCGCTCGAGGAAATGTCGGTGCGGGAAATCGTGAAACACGTAGAGCGTGTCACGCAGGTGAAGCCAACCGACACTCCGGAGGTGCTGGCATTTTACCAGCGCGTTCGCACCTTCGCGAGGATGCTGATCGTCCAGAGATTCACCTATCCTCTGGCATGTCTAGCTCTAGCCGTGGTCGCATTCCCGCTGGGCGTGCTAAACATGGGACGGAGTCGGCTGAACAATGTCTCGGTGGGGTTGGTGGTCGTCTTCGCGTACTACGCGTTCACGCTGGCCACGGAACGATTGGCTCGGTCGGGCCTGGCCGCTCCGGAATTGGTGATCCCGCTGCCTCCGCTGGTTTTCATTTTCGCGGGCGCATATTTTATGCATTGCGTGGCGCAGGAACGCGTCCCGGGAATCATTCGCCTGGCTCAACGGCTAATACTGCGAATCCGGAGAGATTCGCCATAGCCTTGGTTGCAGAATACCGTTTTGCCGCGGAGATCGCGTAGGTGCAGGGTCACAGCCTGGGCAGAGACTCCACGCCCTGCCCATACTCCGCACCGGCGCTACTTCTTCTCCACAATCTCCTTCAATGCCAGCAAAGCAAGATAGTAGGAGTCGGCTCCGAACCCCGCGATCTGTCCCGCACAGACACCGGCCGTCAAAGATCGGCGGCGGAATTGTTCCCGAGCGTGGATATTGGTTAAATGAACTTCAACGGCAGGTAGGCCGGTTGCCGCAATAGCATCTCGCAGCGCCACACTTGTATGCGTTAGGGCCGCGGGATTTATGATAATGCCGTCAGCCCACTTTACCGCCTCATGAAGGGCGTCTATGAGGGCGCCTTCGTGGTTGGATTGGAGGCATTGTATTTCCATCCCCAGACCGCTTGCCTTCTTAATCAGCCGCTTGTTTATATCATCGAGAGTGGCTTTGCCGTAGACTTCAGGTTCTCTCTTGCCGAGCGCGTTGAGATTCGGGCCGTGCAATATCAGGATTTTCATATTCGAGTCCTCTC includes these proteins:
- a CDS encoding omptin family outer membrane protease codes for the protein MVRRLAVWVAICVMSCLGVAERSESYIRGLQLPLAPNWAPDDAGRAYGHYCSLGIKKYLNSFTSYQFPNPFATQQDPLSRLEFPIDQWFMGIETSYTSRWWSLQFQGWMNVSRDGSLKMQDSDWDDEAAPDQKTIFSESKCRLNRGLLFDVRLSAATPLEQLINLRPVFGYRNEYFFFTTHDGFQAVLGGGVADLHGDGIEFAQSFSHYYVGCMLNTHLNGSGGAVSLPEIDLLFQADYAFITARNEDLHLLRSGERITRERTSGHCWHISLRATCMVKQTVWVGLDGDFKRLLTNGSHQLTNSLFNIDFSFGGSKVWSDQATISAFAEVKF
- the aroQ gene encoding type II 3-dehydroquinate dehydratase translates to MKILILHGPNLNALGKREPEVYGKATLDDINKRLIKKASGLGMEIQCLQSNHEGALIDALHEAVKWADGIIINPAALTHTSVALRDAIAATGLPAVEVHLTNIHAREQFRRRSLTAGVCAGQIAGFGADSYYLALLALKEIVEKK
- a CDS encoding LptF/LptG family permease, translating into MAVGPRIINRYVFREITVSFLFCLAIFLMAGLIAGFLPVLQKVIGRDMGLTVIMFQVLINVLPGTLVTVLPLSMTIGILLGLGRLAADNEIAAIKSSGISVIRLLPPVLTLGTIGLALSLFCTLVLIPKGISEGRRLMHEALTKRVDAGIEERTFFDKLKNLILFVEEIDPATGIMSRVFIQESSQPNEVTTILAHEGKAAPDPEGKAFVLHLRNGTMLTEDRHGDSTGSLAFETYTFRYPLDQADTGTQMSLEEMSVREIVKHVERVTQVKPTDTPEVLAFYQRVRTFARMLIVQRFTYPLACLALAVVAFPLGVLNMGRSRLNNVSVGLVVVFAYYAFTLATERLARSGLAAPELVIPLPPLVFIFAGAYFMHCVAQERVPGIIRLAQRLILRIRRDSP